The following are encoded in a window of Cycloclasticus pugetii PS-1 genomic DNA:
- a CDS encoding AMP-binding protein, with protein sequence MLWNEIKELAKQRPSDIAIVGEKKAYTYKELLNGVNVISRFLVRYQHKVLALFCDNSPEWLLVDLAANVSGVTLLPLPAFFSQQQLAFAIEKSGTCALVHKRDDSLSKVTELLNTEVLIGDLLCSDLKNIADSELPVSTAKITFTSGSTGEPKGVCLSNKQQFAVAKATHDSLQLTVGKHLSVLPFSTLLENTAGSYVTLLNGGTIIALPSNQLGFNGSSDFKLSALLKTIEKYKPVSLILLPEILLSLIGAIKKGWTLPSSIALMAVGGSKVSQQLIQQAQSYGLPVYEGYGLSECASVVSLNSAKNNKVGSVGKPLPHLEVRIVNDEIIVYGNPFLGYVGEPASWKKAEIGTGDLGFLDEQGYLYVNGRKKNLLISSYGRNISPEWVEGVLLSDGLLKQCVVFGDQRPHCIALISLRDEAMPEEIIKDSIIKANRSLPDYAQVKRWAVLPQPMSFSAGTMTSNGRPVRDVILRQYQSTIHQLYSE encoded by the coding sequence ATGCTTTGGAACGAAATTAAAGAGCTTGCCAAACAGCGGCCAAGTGATATAGCCATTGTTGGCGAAAAAAAAGCATACACCTATAAAGAATTGCTGAATGGGGTTAATGTTATATCAAGGTTTTTAGTACGTTATCAGCATAAAGTATTGGCCTTGTTTTGTGATAATTCGCCTGAATGGTTGTTAGTTGACCTTGCTGCTAATGTATCAGGGGTGACCTTGTTACCCTTGCCGGCATTTTTTTCTCAGCAGCAATTAGCCTTTGCTATTGAAAAATCGGGCACATGTGCGCTGGTTCATAAGCGTGATGATAGCTTATCGAAAGTTACGGAGTTATTGAATACAGAGGTATTGATTGGGGATTTACTCTGTAGTGACTTGAAAAATATAGCGGATAGCGAATTACCCGTTTCTACTGCGAAAATAACGTTTACATCGGGTTCAACAGGTGAGCCTAAAGGTGTTTGCTTATCGAACAAGCAGCAGTTTGCGGTCGCGAAAGCTACTCATGATTCATTACAATTGACAGTCGGGAAGCATTTATCAGTATTACCGTTTAGCACCTTACTTGAAAACACAGCGGGTTCGTACGTGACCTTGTTAAATGGTGGAACTATTATTGCCTTACCCAGCAATCAATTAGGCTTTAATGGCAGCAGTGACTTTAAGTTATCAGCTTTGCTGAAAACGATTGAGAAATATAAGCCCGTTAGTTTAATTTTATTACCAGAAATACTACTGAGTCTTATTGGTGCGATAAAAAAAGGTTGGACGCTACCCTCGTCCATAGCGCTTATGGCTGTCGGTGGTAGCAAAGTGTCTCAACAACTCATTCAGCAAGCGCAATCGTATGGCTTGCCCGTTTATGAAGGGTATGGGCTATCTGAGTGTGCTTCGGTTGTGAGTTTAAATTCAGCTAAAAATAATAAAGTGGGGTCGGTTGGCAAGCCCTTGCCGCACCTTGAAGTACGCATTGTGAACGATGAAATTATTGTTTATGGCAACCCGTTCCTGGGTTATGTAGGTGAGCCTGCTTCATGGAAAAAAGCAGAAATTGGAACGGGCGATTTGGGGTTTTTAGATGAACAAGGGTATCTATATGTCAATGGACGTAAAAAAAACCTTCTTATTTCAAGTTATGGTCGGAATATTAGTCCTGAATGGGTTGAAGGCGTTTTATTAAGCGATGGTTTGCTTAAACAGTGTGTCGTGTTTGGCGATCAACGGCCACACTGCATTGCACTAATATCCTTAAGAGATGAAGCAATGCCTGAAGAAATAATAAAGGATAGCATTATCAAAGCGAATCGCTCACTGCCTGATTATGCGCAGGTTAAAAGATGGGCAGTACTACCACAACCGATGAGTTTTTCAGCAGGCACGATGACCTCTAATGGCAGACCCGTTAGGGATGTTATTTTGAGGCAGTATCAATCAACTATACATCAATTATATTCGGAGTAA
- a CDS encoding TenA family transcriptional regulator, whose amino-acid sequence MMAFFHQLQQQTEQERHQLLAAPIINKAVSGTISKEEYIAFLEQAYHHVKHTVPLLMAAGARIPEEKEWLRNALAEYIEEELGHQEWILNDLAVCGVDKERVRHDAPAFETELMVAYAYDVINRVNPLGFFGMVHVLEGTSVTTADRAADGIQEALSLPDEAFSYLRSHGALDQDHVQFFESLMNKINEPAEQQLIIRCAKQFYRLYGDIFCSLTEQPEKTLA is encoded by the coding sequence ATGATGGCCTTTTTTCATCAATTGCAGCAACAAACCGAGCAGGAGCGTCATCAACTGTTGGCGGCCCCGATTATTAACAAAGCGGTGTCTGGAACAATCTCAAAAGAGGAATATATCGCTTTTTTAGAACAGGCTTATCACCATGTTAAACATACGGTGCCATTATTAATGGCAGCAGGTGCGAGAATTCCAGAGGAAAAAGAGTGGCTACGTAATGCATTGGCAGAATACATCGAAGAAGAGTTAGGCCATCAAGAATGGATTTTAAACGACCTTGCTGTGTGTGGGGTTGATAAAGAAAGAGTTCGGCATGACGCGCCAGCCTTTGAAACGGAATTAATGGTTGCGTATGCCTATGATGTTATTAACCGTGTTAACCCCTTGGGTTTTTTTGGTATGGTTCATGTGTTAGAGGGAACCAGTGTCACAACAGCCGATAGAGCGGCAGATGGCATTCAAGAGGCATTGAGTTTACCTGATGAGGCGTTTAGTTATTTACGCTCACATGGCGCACTCGATCAGGATCATGTTCAATTTTTTGAAAGCTTAATGAATAAAATAAATGAGCCAGCTGAGCAGCAGCTTATTATTCGTTGTGCCAAACAGTTTTATCGACTCTATGGTGATATTTTTTGTAGTTTAACTGAACAGCCTGAAAAGACATTAGCATAG
- a CDS encoding tetratricopeptide repeat protein, producing MKNIAKIMCYVLLLSSTTVLADVQQDVALLAKDWAKANYQLNGAQQEEAFDSLIEQSNEAVKLHPRSAEVLIWRGIIKSSFAGVKGGLSALSLIKEAKKDLEKSILLDDKALSGSAYTTLGTLYFKAPGWPISFGNDEQAKRYLQKGILLDPNGIDSHYFYALFLLDQGEKKQAQASFIKALDAKARPGRALADSGRRYEINEALHEIN from the coding sequence ATGAAAAATATTGCGAAAATAATGTGTTACGTTTTGCTCTTATCATCAACTACCGTCTTGGCAGATGTTCAACAGGATGTGGCTCTTTTGGCAAAAGATTGGGCAAAAGCTAACTACCAATTGAATGGGGCGCAGCAAGAAGAAGCGTTTGACAGCTTAATAGAGCAATCTAACGAGGCAGTTAAGTTGCATCCGAGATCGGCGGAAGTGCTTATTTGGCGGGGTATTATTAAATCAAGTTTCGCAGGCGTTAAGGGTGGCCTGAGTGCGTTATCATTAATAAAAGAAGCAAAAAAAGATTTGGAAAAATCTATTTTATTAGATGATAAAGCCTTGTCTGGCTCAGCATATACAACCTTGGGAACATTATATTTTAAAGCGCCAGGCTGGCCTATTAGTTTTGGCAATGACGAACAAGCAAAAAGGTACCTTCAAAAGGGCATACTCCTTGATCCAAACGGCATTGATAGTCATTATTTTTATGCTTTGTTTTTGCTGGATCAAGGTGAGAAAAAACAAGCTCAAGCTAGCTTCATAAAAGCACTCGATGCTAAAGCAAGGCCAGGCAGAGCGCTTGCAGATAGCGGCCGCCGGTATGAAATAAATGAAGCATTGCATGAAATTAATTAG
- a CDS encoding response regulator — MNILLVEDDVALANALVKTLTHEGFVVNHLKHGQQAINVVKTEPTDIVILDLGLPDIDGLDVLRAIRQHTAQLPVLILTARSSIDDKVSGLDLGADDYLAKPFEVDELLARLRVVERRSSSSKHAGLQIGDVELDTACYGLSVANEAVDISRREFTLLKALMENAGRVLTRESLESKLYSWNEEVASNTIEVHIHHLRKKLPKGFIKTLRGVGYIVKPA; from the coding sequence GTGAATATTTTATTGGTTGAAGACGATGTAGCATTGGCTAACGCCTTGGTAAAGACGCTCACACACGAAGGTTTTGTGGTTAATCATTTGAAGCATGGCCAACAAGCGATAAACGTCGTTAAAACTGAGCCGACTGATATTGTGATTTTAGACTTGGGTCTGCCTGATATAGATGGCTTGGATGTACTGCGGGCCATTAGGCAGCATACAGCGCAGTTGCCGGTACTTATTTTAACGGCTAGATCATCGATTGATGACAAGGTGTCGGGCTTGGATTTAGGGGCGGATGACTATTTAGCAAAACCATTTGAAGTGGATGAGCTGTTGGCGCGTTTAAGAGTTGTTGAACGCCGTTCTAGTAGCTCCAAACATGCAGGCCTTCAGATCGGCGACGTTGAATTAGACACGGCTTGTTATGGTTTATCGGTTGCCAACGAAGCGGTGGATATATCGCGTCGTGAGTTTACCTTGTTAAAGGCACTGATGGAAAATGCTGGGCGTGTTTTAACACGCGAAAGCCTGGAGTCAAAACTGTATAGCTGGAATGAAGAGGTGGCGAGTAATACGATAGAAGTTCATATTCATCATCTTAGAAAAAAGTTACCTAAAGGTTTTATCAAAACACTTCGAGGTGTTGGGTATATAGTGAAGCCAGCATGA
- a CDS encoding ATP-binding protein — MRSIRTFLLLTLLATITAVTFLSLLLGYRSSLAKTDALFDERLKNLASIIVHANHDLTPRVEKTLDLKPSVFFQIWSHDGVLIARSGNAPEHQMFNSQLSEGFHDENYADFRWRTYILQDRLFKRWVITGERIDLRYEIADKIVLSAIKPTVMAIPLAAFIIWLTVGFGLKPLRELTTQLGDKKADDLSAISIKQQPKELEQLLITINDLFNRLNDAFVREQQFSADAAHELRTPISSLKVQLHNLMSTKDITDGDLEPLKEGVERMGHVIEQILSLYQHSADQAAQQMEPLNLTDIAKMVIANEYMRFESKQQRISLNAEPVCLIKGNEFALESLLQNLILNANKYTPAKGVISVNIKSKDNAVMLCVEDSGPGIVEEDRVRVFERFYRVGGDRHASGILGCGLGLAIVQHISTFHGAKVELAVSAELGGLNVMVEFPAI, encoded by the coding sequence ATGAGGTCAATTCGTACCTTTTTATTGTTAACACTGTTAGCGACTATTACCGCGGTGACGTTTTTATCGTTATTGCTAGGCTACCGCTCGAGTCTTGCTAAAACGGATGCTTTGTTTGATGAGCGACTTAAAAACTTAGCCAGCATTATTGTACATGCTAATCATGATCTCACGCCTAGGGTTGAAAAAACACTCGACCTTAAGCCTTCGGTTTTTTTTCAAATTTGGTCGCATGATGGCGTACTTATTGCGCGCTCCGGTAATGCGCCTGAACACCAAATGTTTAACAGTCAATTGTCGGAAGGCTTTCATGATGAAAACTACGCAGACTTTCGTTGGCGTACTTACATATTACAAGACAGGCTTTTTAAACGCTGGGTGATCACAGGGGAACGTATCGACTTACGTTATGAAATAGCCGATAAAATTGTATTATCTGCCATCAAACCAACAGTGATGGCTATCCCATTGGCCGCCTTTATTATTTGGTTAACGGTGGGTTTTGGTTTAAAGCCTTTACGTGAATTAACCACGCAACTCGGTGATAAGAAAGCGGATGATCTGTCTGCAATTTCGATTAAACAACAACCCAAAGAATTAGAGCAATTACTTATAACAATCAATGACTTATTCAATCGCTTAAATGATGCATTCGTACGTGAGCAGCAATTTTCTGCGGATGCGGCGCATGAGTTGCGTACCCCTATTAGCTCCTTAAAAGTGCAGTTACACAACCTAATGTCTACTAAGGACATAACTGATGGCGATCTAGAACCTTTGAAAGAGGGAGTGGAACGAATGGGGCATGTGATTGAGCAGATACTGAGTTTATATCAACATTCAGCCGATCAAGCTGCTCAGCAAATGGAACCGTTAAACTTAACTGATATTGCTAAGATGGTGATTGCCAACGAATACATGCGGTTTGAGTCAAAGCAGCAAAGAATAAGTTTGAATGCAGAGCCTGTATGCCTTATCAAAGGTAATGAATTTGCACTAGAGAGTTTATTGCAAAACTTAATTCTTAATGCCAATAAATATACGCCAGCAAAGGGTGTTATTTCGGTAAATATTAAATCCAAAGACAATGCTGTGATGCTTTGCGTAGAAGACTCTGGGCCAGGCATCGTAGAAGAAGATCGGGTACGTGTTTTTGAACGGTTTTATCGGGTGGGTGGAGATAGACATGCATCCGGTATATTAGGGTGTGGGCTTGGCTTAGCCATTGTGCAGCATATTTCTACTTTTCATGGGGCTAAGGTTGAACTGGCAGTATCAGCTGAATTAGGTGGTTTAAACGTGATGGTAGAATTTCCAGCTATTTAA
- a CDS encoding cupredoxin domain-containing protein, with product MRIFILLIICLMLTVTPLFAAPTVNIVIRHHLFYPSTVEIPVDTKVKLLIDNQDQTAEEFESYELNREKVIPGHSKGVVFIGPLPAGEYPFFGEFFPKTAQGKVIVK from the coding sequence ATGCGTATATTTATATTACTCATCATCTGCTTAATGTTGACAGTAACCCCACTTTTCGCGGCACCTACAGTTAATATTGTTATTCGTCATCACCTGTTTTACCCGTCCACGGTTGAAATTCCCGTCGATACCAAAGTAAAGCTGTTAATTGATAACCAAGACCAGACAGCAGAGGAGTTTGAGAGTTATGAGCTTAACCGTGAGAAAGTTATTCCAGGACATTCAAAAGGCGTTGTTTTTATAGGTCCATTACCAGCGGGTGAATACCCCTTTTTTGGTGAGTTTTTTCCTAAAACAGCTCAGGGCAAGGTCATTGTAAAGTAA
- a CDS encoding FTR1 family protein — MLINSVIIILREVFEAALIVSVLLVLSQKLQLPRRYFLSSLGLGGVLSIFYARHIASISMFFDGVGQEILNACMHLMTFICLLFLIFSMGRRPYYKTTVWAIAGCLSATLVGEGSEIIIYIQGFIGNEQLLETVLAGSFIGAGVGFSVGVFMYYLMINLRPRKGVAVCLVALVLISASMTTQAFQLLIQADILISQSPLWNTSSWVSEGSVIGQILYALLGYESTPTPIQVGGYFISLMLSSALAVRTFKTFKWEMGE; from the coding sequence ATGCTTATCAATTCAGTCATTATTATCTTACGGGAAGTATTTGAAGCAGCGCTTATAGTCAGTGTGCTGTTAGTGCTATCTCAGAAACTGCAATTACCGCGTCGTTACTTTCTTTCCTCTTTGGGCTTAGGTGGGGTGTTATCAATTTTTTATGCTCGTCATATTGCATCTATTTCGATGTTTTTTGATGGTGTTGGGCAAGAAATTTTGAATGCGTGCATGCACCTAATGACGTTTATTTGTTTGTTATTTTTAATTTTTTCAATGGGTAGGCGACCTTATTACAAAACAACTGTATGGGCGATTGCTGGGTGTTTATCGGCCACTTTAGTGGGCGAAGGGTCAGAAATAATCATTTATATTCAAGGTTTTATAGGTAATGAGCAGCTATTAGAAACAGTGCTTGCAGGCAGCTTTATTGGAGCTGGAGTTGGCTTCAGTGTGGGAGTGTTTATGTATTATTTAATGATCAATTTGCGTCCTAGGAAGGGGGTTGCTGTTTGCTTAGTTGCCTTGGTTCTAATCAGCGCGAGTATGACCACTCAAGCATTTCAATTGTTAATTCAGGCGGATATTTTGATCAGTCAATCACCATTATGGAACACCTCATCATGGGTGAGTGAGGGCTCTGTTATAGGGCAAATTTTATATGCCTTGCTTGGCTATGAATCAACGCCAACGCCTATTCAAGTTGGTGGGTATTTTATAAGTTTAATGCTTTCATCGGCCTTAGCTGTTAGGACTTTTAAAACCTTTAAGTGGGAAATGGGCGAGTGA
- a CDS encoding ATP-binding protein: MSLISRFQLQDKLLLLGVMPAAIVAIILATYLTSTRLNDMYDLLHKTNENLCLSIAKSSVNGVFSGNLAALDAVVRSVVNEPDILSIKITDSAGTALSYANSDIATPSLLSNPSKEIVQPITLKSIENTDEFDSLLVGPPVEKNETIGYVTLTLSYEAIQQRQYNILSNTIYITLFLLLVIALIAKYFSATISRPILKLTRDVKNITKGNYTPPPNTPNISSKDEIATLESGVHEMAQQINNHQRILKQRVLEATQELRSQNDKLFSAQEEILKSADAKSRFISHISHEIRTPLNGIIGFLEIIQQTPLDDEQLKLVNASHLSSKNLQTIINEVLDFTQLESGKVLIHKTNFELKKAIQDAILLLSAQAKENHVSINYQHDANVPVVINQDHVKFGQILINLLSNAIKFSHQSSVIVRLKMNPYKQDVIDISIIDHGIGISGHNLKQLFQEYSQLDGATSDQGTGLGLVITKRLLNALHGSIKVESTLGEGSNFTFSLPFTQVKDSYQAINKPIAIEHPLPDLSSLNILVADDNEINRLLLSHLLEKQHANVTCVNDGQQAIELAFKHPYDLMLFDLRMPLKMGNEALFEIRNHPQNPNYKTPAIAITAHITSGEEKAHHISSFDGYLIKPIDQVHFFALIEQLLSEHDFDTQPFISTTTNGDSASNSQPFDYHLAKKSMNADHSFMLIMLEKFLSELPKQSEDISELIGQNNIVDAAEAVHKIHGSAAYCGTPLLKSAAKKLELVLRENDKNNTQKFHKIFCNEIQTLLTLKSDILTLLQTLTNNQET; the protein is encoded by the coding sequence ATGAGTTTGATAAGTAGGTTTCAATTACAAGATAAGCTGCTACTCCTAGGCGTTATGCCAGCAGCCATCGTAGCCATTATATTAGCCACCTACCTAACCTCAACGCGTTTAAATGACATGTACGATTTATTGCATAAAACGAATGAGAACTTATGTCTTTCAATAGCCAAATCCAGTGTTAATGGTGTCTTTTCTGGGAATTTAGCGGCGCTCGATGCAGTTGTCCGTTCAGTAGTTAATGAGCCAGATATCCTCTCTATTAAAATTACAGACAGTGCGGGAACGGCTCTTTCCTATGCAAACAGTGATATTGCAACACCCTCATTACTATCCAACCCATCAAAAGAAATTGTTCAACCAATCACACTTAAATCAATTGAAAACACGGATGAATTTGATAGCTTATTGGTTGGCCCACCGGTTGAAAAAAATGAAACCATTGGTTACGTCACACTCACGCTTTCATATGAGGCTATTCAACAACGGCAATATAATATTTTATCTAACACAATCTACATCACCTTATTTTTACTATTGGTAATCGCTCTTATTGCAAAATACTTCAGCGCAACAATTAGTCGCCCCATTCTAAAATTAACACGTGATGTAAAAAACATTACTAAAGGCAACTACACTCCACCACCTAACACCCCAAATATCAGTAGCAAAGATGAAATTGCCACACTCGAGAGCGGTGTTCATGAAATGGCTCAGCAAATTAATAATCACCAACGGATTCTGAAACAGAGGGTCCTTGAAGCGACGCAAGAGTTAAGGTCTCAAAACGACAAGCTTTTTTCTGCCCAAGAAGAAATCCTCAAATCCGCGGATGCAAAATCACGGTTTATTTCACATATAAGTCATGAAATACGAACTCCGTTAAATGGCATTATCGGCTTTCTTGAAATCATTCAACAAACCCCTCTTGATGATGAGCAACTGAAATTGGTCAATGCGTCTCATTTATCATCAAAAAATTTACAAACCATTATTAATGAAGTATTAGATTTTACCCAGCTTGAATCTGGCAAAGTACTTATTCATAAAACAAATTTTGAACTGAAAAAAGCAATACAAGATGCCATCTTGCTTTTATCTGCCCAAGCAAAGGAAAATCACGTCAGCATTAATTATCAGCACGATGCCAATGTCCCTGTGGTTATTAATCAAGACCACGTCAAGTTTGGTCAAATACTTATTAACCTACTTAGCAATGCTATCAAGTTCAGTCACCAATCATCTGTTATCGTTCGCTTAAAAATGAACCCTTACAAGCAGGATGTTATTGATATTAGCATCATTGATCACGGTATCGGCATCAGTGGACATAACCTCAAACAGCTTTTTCAAGAATACTCTCAACTTGATGGCGCTACTAGCGACCAGGGAACAGGTCTTGGCTTAGTAATTACTAAACGCCTGCTAAATGCACTTCACGGCAGCATTAAGGTAGAAAGCACCTTAGGCGAAGGCTCTAATTTCACCTTTAGTCTACCCTTTACACAGGTGAAAGATAGCTACCAAGCTATTAATAAACCCATAGCGATTGAACACCCTCTGCCCGACCTAAGTTCTTTAAATATATTAGTTGCAGACGACAACGAAATTAATCGATTATTGTTGAGTCATTTATTAGAAAAACAACACGCTAATGTAACCTGTGTTAACGATGGCCAACAAGCCATTGAACTAGCCTTCAAGCACCCCTATGACCTGATGCTATTTGATTTAAGAATGCCTTTAAAAATGGGCAATGAGGCACTTTTTGAAATACGTAACCACCCACAAAACCCTAACTATAAAACACCCGCCATTGCTATTACTGCACACATTACCTCAGGTGAAGAGAAGGCACACCACATCAGTTCATTTGATGGGTACCTAATAAAACCTATTGATCAAGTACACTTTTTCGCCTTAATTGAGCAATTACTTAGCGAACATGATTTTGATACGCAGCCTTTTATATCAACCACTACAAATGGCGACTCAGCCTCTAACAGTCAACCGTTTGATTATCATTTAGCTAAAAAAAGCATGAATGCGGACCATTCTTTTATGTTAATTATGCTTGAGAAGTTTTTATCTGAACTCCCTAAACAAAGCGAAGACATTTCAGAGCTGATTGGGCAAAACAACATAGTGGATGCAGCAGAAGCAGTCCATAAAATCCACGGTTCGGCAGCATATTGTGGAACACCTTTATTAAAATCAGCAGCGAAAAAACTTGAGCTTGTATTGAGGGAAAACGATAAAAATAATACTCAAAAGTTCCACAAGATTTTTTGTAATGAAATACAGACATTGCTTACATTAAAAAGCGACATTCTTACCTTGCTGCAAACCCTTACTAATAATCAAGAAACTTAA
- a CDS encoding ABC transporter substrate-binding protein, protein MLINTHQPRKFYSVYLAVALLLIPIPLLAQNLAIISDNASHYQTSYKTLITNQLSQDPSIQLRNIPTSSLSTETLIKDSPDILINLDNKAIKKLVELNIQTTTFHALTTLSHAKKNIPCLPSCRELRPNHFFFVLDQPPARQLNLIQRLSPLFKNIGVIVTHQSKDQLTHLKKIAADKKLTINEHLSNSKNVNSQIGRVSQSSDIILAIADTDIYNATSLSQILLTSYRYGTPIIGFSKGFIRAGAIAGTVSSLEQLAKHLTETIFALEEAKKPLANSIVYPKYFSVISNRNVAKSLNLHFPNDKALQAQLISYEFDK, encoded by the coding sequence GTGCTGATTAACACCCATCAGCCCAGAAAATTTTATAGTGTCTATCTAGCAGTGGCTTTACTGCTGATACCTATACCCTTACTTGCACAAAATTTGGCTATCATTTCTGATAACGCTAGCCATTATCAAACCAGCTATAAAACACTTATTACGAACCAGCTATCTCAAGACCCCAGCATACAATTACGAAACATACCGACCAGCTCATTAAGCACCGAAACGCTAATAAAAGACTCACCCGACATCCTGATTAATCTCGATAATAAAGCCATAAAAAAACTCGTGGAATTGAATATACAAACCACAACATTTCACGCCTTAACAACATTATCACATGCTAAAAAGAACATCCCATGCTTACCGTCATGCCGAGAGCTTCGGCCTAATCACTTTTTCTTTGTCTTGGATCAGCCACCAGCTAGACAATTAAATTTAATACAACGTCTTAGCCCTTTATTTAAAAACATTGGTGTTATTGTCACTCATCAATCAAAAGATCAGCTAACACACTTAAAGAAAATTGCCGCGGATAAAAAATTAACCATTAACGAACACCTTAGTAATTCAAAAAATGTAAATTCCCAAATAGGTCGTGTTTCACAATCTTCGGACATCATTCTCGCAATAGCCGATACCGATATTTATAACGCCACGTCTCTTTCACAAATCCTACTAACCAGTTACCGTTATGGAACACCCATCATAGGTTTCTCTAAAGGCTTTATAAGAGCCGGGGCTATTGCAGGAACAGTCAGTAGCCTCGAGCAGTTGGCTAAGCATCTAACCGAAACAATCTTCGCCCTAGAGGAAGCAAAGAAGCCTCTGGCAAACAGTATTGTTTACCCTAAATATTTCAGCGTTATTTCCAATAGAAATGTCGCAAAAAGTTTAAACCTACATTTCCCTAACGATAAAGCATTACAAGCGCAATTAATCAGCTATGAGTTTGATAAGTAG